AGCTGGCACTGGTGAGCCAGGTGCTGGCCACCGCGCTGACCCTGCGCCACGACAGCGCCCAGCTGGCCCTGGCCCAGCGCACCCTGGCCACGCGCGACGAGACGCTGCGCCTGACCACGCTGCGCGAGCAGGTGGGCGCGGCCTCGGCGCTCGAGCTGCAGGCCCAGCGCACCCTCAGCGCCCAGGCGCGGGCCACGCTGGCGCAATGGCAGCGCCAGCGCGCGCAGGACGAAAACGCGCTGGCCCTGCTGCTGGGCACCGCGGTGCCGGCCGAGGTGCTGGCGCCGCCGGCCGCTGCGGCCACCCCGGCCACCGGCCCAGCCGTCACCGCCACCGCAACCGCAATCGCCACCGAAGCGCTGGCCGAGGTGCCGGTGGGCCTGCCGTCGGCGGTGCTGCTGGCGCGGCCCGACGTGGTGCAGGCCGAGCAGGCGCTGCTGGCCGCCCGTGCCAACCTGGGTGCGGCGCGTGCCGCGCTGTGGCCCACCATCACGCTCACCGGGCAGGCCGGTCAGGCCTCAGGCCAGCTGTCGGGCCTGTTCGAGGGCGGGCACTTCGCCTACACGCTGGCCGCCAACCTGGTGTTCACGGTGTTTGACGGCGGCCGCCGCCGCGCCGCCATCGATCAGGCCGACGCGGCCGAGCAGATCGCGCTGGCGCAGTACGAGCGCGCGGTGCAGTCGGCCTTCCGCGAGACCGCCGATGCGCTGGTGGGCCTGAGCAGCTGGCGCGCCCAGCTG
This portion of the Aquabacterium sp. OR-4 genome encodes:
- a CDS encoding efflux transporter outer membrane subunit, giving the protein MTVQPSLRRASVAAAAALALLAGCASGPARAPAVAQPGIPAQLPLAGLPDSGTPGTLADWRALATDPALQRLAELALANNRDLRVAVLNVERAQAALAGSEAGRMPVIGVGAGAQRAPNSSGNQVNSYTAGLQLASWELDLFGRLRQLDDAARASLLGSRAGQRAAELALVSQVLATALTLRHDSAQLALAQRTLATRDETLRLTTLREQVGAASALELQAQRTLSAQARATLAQWQRQRAQDENALALLLGTAVPAEVLAPPAAAATPATGPAVTATATAIATEALAEVPVGLPSAVLLARPDVVQAEQALLAARANLGAARAALWPTITLTGQAGQASGQLSGLFEGGHFAYTLAANLVFTVFDGGRRRAAIDQADAAEQIALAQYERAVQSAFRETADALVGLSSWRAQLAALAQQREAARETARLTDLKASQGAASVLEQLEAQRGLYAAEQAWLQGRLAEQTSRVTLFKALGR